The proteins below come from a single Sphingobacteriales bacterium genomic window:
- a CDS encoding TPM domain-containing protein, producing MIFSENDIEIIKKTISEAEKQTSGEIRVHIEKRCRGNVIDRAAFVFKMLKMDQTAERNGVLFYLAWKDRKFAILGDTGINDLVPPDFWDRIKDVMQDHFSKGMFVAGLSEGIEMAGDALKEFFPHQQNDVNELSDDISFGKM from the coding sequence ATGATATTTTCAGAAAACGATATTGAAATCATCAAAAAAACCATTTCTGAAGCAGAAAAACAAACCTCAGGAGAAATCAGGGTGCATATTGAAAAGCGTTGCAGAGGAAATGTCATCGACCGGGCTGCCTTTGTATTTAAGATGCTGAAAATGGATCAGACAGCCGAAAGAAATGGTGTCTTATTCTACCTTGCATGGAAAGACAGGAAATTTGCCATTTTAGGCGATACAGGCATAAATGATCTGGTTCCTCCTGATTTCTGGGACAGAATCAAAGATGTCATGCAGGATCATTTTTCAAAAGGTATGTTTGTGGCAGGTTTATCAGAAGGAATTGAAATGGCTGGAGACGCGCTGAAAGAATTTTTCCCTCATCAGCAAAACGATGTGAACGAACTTTCAGATGATATTTCATTCGGGAAAATGTAA
- a CDS encoding TPM domain-containing protein yields the protein MMKTFRLPLILMFLLPLLLFAQIPDKPNPPRLVNDFSGILAENESVALEKKLSDFALQTSNQIVVVIINDLQGYDPADFAFRLGEKWGVGQKDKDNGIVVLIKPKTAVEGGKIFIAVGYGLEGIIPDAVTKRIIEHEFIPYFREGKMYEGIDKGTSVLMSLAQKEFSSNEYLKKTQPKGSGIFLLFGIIIFFVILRSFFSIRRYSSVNDIPFWLALMMMSNTGRGTYQNYRSGGGGFLGGGGGFGGFGGGSFGGGGAGGSW from the coding sequence ATTATGAAGACTTTCCGCCTGCCACTGATACTAATGTTTTTACTTCCTCTTTTACTTTTTGCACAAATCCCCGATAAACCAAATCCCCCAAGACTTGTCAACGATTTCTCAGGCATACTGGCTGAAAATGAATCTGTTGCACTTGAAAAAAAACTGAGTGATTTTGCACTTCAAACATCCAATCAGATTGTGGTCGTCATAATAAATGACCTGCAGGGTTATGATCCCGCTGATTTTGCCTTCAGGCTTGGTGAAAAATGGGGAGTCGGGCAAAAAGACAAGGATAATGGAATTGTGGTGTTAATAAAACCAAAAACTGCTGTTGAAGGTGGAAAAATATTTATTGCCGTTGGATATGGGCTCGAGGGAATCATTCCGGATGCTGTTACCAAAAGGATTATTGAGCATGAATTTATCCCTTATTTCAGGGAAGGCAAAATGTATGAAGGAATTGACAAGGGGACATCTGTACTGATGAGCCTTGCACAAAAAGAATTTTCATCAAACGAATACCTTAAAAAAACTCAGCCGAAAGGTTCGGGAATATTTCTGCTTTTTGGCATCATTATCTTTTTTGTTATTCTCCGGTCATTTTTCAGTATCAGGAGATATTCATCTGTCAACGACATCCCTTTCTGGCTGGCTCTGATGATGATGAGCAATACAGGAAGAGGCACCTATCAGAATTACCGGTCGGGAGGAGGAGGCTTTTTGGGTGGAGGCGGAGGTTTTGGCGGTTTTGGAGGCGGATCCTTTGGCGGAGGAGGTGCCGGAGGCAGCTGGTAA
- a CDS encoding polyprenyl synthetase family protein, producing the protein MYSFDELKSMVDSHAEKLFKFNKEPEGLYSPVSYILSIGGKRIRPVLTLMSVDLFEGNVEKAIIPALGIEMFHNFTLVHDDIMDKADVRRGKMTVHKKWDENRAILSGDAMLLLANQMMLHVDDDVLREVMELYNATGLLVCEGQQYDMNYENEDHISSADYLRMIELKTAVLLGGCLKLGAVLAKTSPKNKEMIEKFGILLGLSFQIEDDYLDTFGDFDKFGKSIGGDILINKKTFLLVKALETASGKSAEQLNFWLKANDFKPEEKIKAIRSIFQELGIDKLALDTSRNYFTEAMNTLRNIDVNDIRKEPLSRFAHSLIGRSS; encoded by the coding sequence ATGTATTCTTTCGATGAACTGAAAAGCATGGTTGACAGTCATGCTGAAAAACTGTTTAAATTTAACAAAGAACCTGAAGGACTTTATTCTCCGGTCAGCTATATTCTCTCTATCGGTGGCAAGCGTATCCGGCCCGTTTTGACGTTAATGAGTGTTGACCTTTTCGAAGGAAATGTGGAAAAAGCCATTATCCCTGCACTTGGCATTGAGATGTTTCATAATTTCACCCTCGTCCATGACGACATCATGGATAAAGCAGATGTCAGACGTGGAAAAATGACGGTTCATAAAAAATGGGATGAAAACAGGGCAATATTGTCGGGCGATGCCATGCTCCTGCTGGCCAACCAGATGATGCTTCATGTTGATGATGACGTTTTACGGGAAGTGATGGAGCTTTACAATGCTACCGGTCTGCTTGTGTGTGAAGGTCAGCAGTACGACATGAATTATGAAAATGAAGACCATATTTCTTCCGCAGATTATCTCAGAATGATAGAGCTGAAAACGGCTGTTTTGCTGGGCGGTTGTCTGAAACTCGGTGCCGTTTTGGCCAAAACCAGCCCGAAAAACAAGGAAATGATTGAGAAATTTGGCATTCTTCTGGGGCTTTCTTTCCAGATAGAAGACGATTACCTCGATACTTTCGGTGATTTCGATAAATTCGGTAAAAGTATCGGAGGAGATATTTTAATCAATAAAAAAACATTTCTGCTGGTGAAAGCACTTGAAACAGCAAGCGGGAAATCTGCAGAGCAACTGAATTTCTGGCTTAAAGCAAATGATTTCAAACCAGAAGAAAAAATAAAAGCGATCCGAAGCATTTTTCAGGAACTTGGAATTGACAAACTTGCACTCGACACAAGCAGAAATTACTTTACTGAGGCCATGAACACCCTCAGGAATATTGATGTAAATGACATAAGAAAAGAACCATTGAGTCGTTTTGCGCATTCTCTTATTGGAAGAAGCAGTTAA
- a CDS encoding gliding motility-associated C-terminal domain-containing protein — protein sequence MKKLFLISILFILFLLKPYFSFSTHLMGGDFSYKFLYYSNGFYYYKIRIDMYRDCQNSTTPFDYSIYVGVYNNDLTRSKYRDFTLYMGTETQINPPSGGSKCSWAPNVCIKHTYYEETIALPPSTVGYHLYHVRCCRNNLVNIVWNTGQTYYAFIPPTSYANNSAYFQSIPTPYICAQDTVYISYSAQDNDGDSLVYELAHPFAGGTDQDPAPLPPANLGLPIQKAPYKTGFSVYQPFGNGGVCSIDPSSGLLKIMVPNAGFYAIAVDVKEYRNGVLISTVRRDVELIVLSCPPNFLPKLIDPIITTFIIEEGNTLSFDIIYTDKDSMFLTKEGEIFGPSSSIPPPYATLTNVSGKDTIKNKFEWKTSCEHGRQTPYFFTVRVTDNGCPPKTTVSIFQIIVQPFKGPDSISGPVSVCEYTDSVKYDAFGTSKNSLIVWNVIGGNTQSPQGKTDVKIGWGKAGTGIIELYETSKNGCGPVKKTKQVKINPLPVVDAGKDLTICSMDSVQLGTIPADTLAKYFWNTSRFLSDSTLPQPVFSARNISGNPVSYKYFLFAENKNKCRNFDSVTITVNPEPDTSSITGVINPCFMGIFHYQTKNNAGSVYHWTVSGGEIVKATNSYEIDIKWTDTLKGKVGVYEINKYGCRNDTQFLHVNIVKPGGRIYGPPVVCPNTVNIDYWVKERPGSKYYWFVENGTRADGIHNKSAIKVNWPDSGLAMIKVVEVTKEGCVSDTTYFPVIISYHLKTSPIEGDTFVCEFELKPYQVINSNGSTYQWSVSGGNLLAGNGKNKIDVMWGTQGKGLMKVLETSYDSVNDKICIGDTVYQQVIINPIPHTSPVSGDTSVCEYDTSTYSVSGFTGSVFLWEISDTAIAFNGQKNNQISVFWGKEGTYRIRVTELTKDSCTSSPVDLWVNVHPNPRTSPISGADKICYPDNNNIPYQVTGFTNSTYQWTVNGGTPALPSSSDHIQINWSGVDFGQLTVVETTQFGCTGLPVTKKIAVDSLAPFVELVTTMPDNDQIIGIYWSLANPVHLNKKAYLYKNDELTRSWELLDSFNKNILSTIDLNVKTSEKLYNYRIQVENQCHQMLYSQLHRNILLTGEKITEFDVRLKWSSYVNWPEGVDNYAIYRKSDKSGKFSFVQNVSPNDSVVEIDAALAGINQCYRVVAVRNNKPDIQSWSNEICFVFDPVVYIPNAFTPNGDGLNDLFEVKAANIHTYKLEIYNRWGELIFTSDSPNVHWDGKYNGKDCPVDVYVVIIHYQGNSTPKTYTGTVTLVR from the coding sequence TTGAAGAAATTATTCCTTATATCAATTTTATTTATTCTGTTTCTATTAAAACCCTATTTTTCCTTCTCAACCCACCTGATGGGAGGAGATTTTTCCTATAAGTTTCTGTATTATTCGAACGGTTTTTATTACTATAAAATCAGAATTGACATGTACAGAGACTGCCAGAATTCCACCACTCCATTCGATTACAGCATTTATGTCGGGGTTTACAACAACGACCTGACACGTTCAAAATACAGGGATTTTACATTATACATGGGTACGGAAACCCAAATCAATCCTCCATCCGGTGGCAGTAAATGTTCATGGGCTCCGAATGTCTGCATCAAGCACACGTATTATGAGGAAACCATTGCCCTTCCGCCTTCCACAGTCGGATATCATCTGTATCATGTCAGATGTTGCCGCAACAATCTTGTCAATATTGTCTGGAATACCGGACAAACCTATTATGCCTTTATTCCGCCAACATCTTATGCCAACAATTCGGCCTATTTTCAAAGCATACCAACGCCATATATATGTGCACAGGACACAGTATATATTTCCTATTCTGCCCAGGACAATGATGGCGACAGCCTGGTATATGAACTTGCCCATCCTTTTGCAGGAGGCACAGACCAGGACCCTGCCCCGCTTCCACCAGCCAACCTGGGACTCCCGATTCAGAAAGCACCTTACAAAACAGGTTTTTCTGTTTATCAGCCTTTCGGCAACGGAGGCGTTTGCTCGATTGACCCCAGCTCCGGTTTGCTGAAAATTATGGTTCCGAATGCTGGTTTTTATGCGATTGCTGTCGATGTGAAAGAATACCGGAACGGTGTCCTCATTTCCACTGTCAGAAGAGACGTGGAGCTGATTGTGTTGTCGTGTCCGCCTAATTTCCTCCCCAAACTCATTGATCCTATTATCACTACATTTATTATCGAGGAAGGCAATACATTATCTTTTGACATTATTTATACTGATAAAGACTCTATGTTTCTGACCAAGGAAGGGGAGATTTTCGGCCCTTCTTCGTCCATACCTCCTCCCTATGCAACCCTGACGAATGTTTCCGGTAAAGATACCATCAAAAATAAATTCGAATGGAAAACTTCCTGTGAGCATGGCAGACAGACTCCTTATTTTTTCACCGTCAGAGTGACCGACAACGGATGTCCCCCGAAAACTACTGTTTCCATCTTCCAGATTATTGTTCAGCCCTTTAAAGGACCAGACAGCATTTCAGGTCCTGTCAGCGTATGTGAATATACCGACAGCGTGAAATACGATGCATTTGGCACTTCCAAAAATTCATTGATTGTCTGGAATGTTATTGGAGGAAATACGCAGTCACCTCAAGGGAAAACAGATGTTAAAATAGGCTGGGGAAAAGCCGGCACCGGAATTATTGAACTTTATGAAACCAGTAAAAACGGATGCGGTCCTGTCAAGAAAACCAAACAGGTTAAAATCAATCCTCTTCCGGTTGTAGATGCCGGAAAAGACCTGACCATTTGCTCGATGGACAGCGTTCAACTCGGGACTATTCCTGCCGATACGCTGGCAAAATATTTCTGGAATACCTCCAGATTTCTCAGCGACAGCACACTTCCCCAACCTGTCTTTTCAGCACGGAATATTTCCGGAAATCCTGTTTCTTACAAGTATTTTCTTTTTGCTGAAAATAAAAACAAATGCAGGAATTTTGACTCCGTTACCATAACCGTTAATCCAGAGCCTGATACCTCTTCCATTACAGGCGTTATTAACCCCTGTTTCATGGGAATATTTCATTATCAGACTAAAAACAATGCCGGCTCTGTTTATCACTGGACAGTATCAGGAGGTGAAATAGTCAAAGCAACAAACAGCTACGAAATTGACATCAAATGGACAGATACGCTCAAAGGGAAAGTTGGCGTTTATGAGATCAATAAATATGGATGCAGAAATGATACACAGTTCCTGCATGTCAATATTGTCAAGCCCGGAGGCAGGATTTACGGTCCGCCAGTGGTTTGCCCGAATACGGTTAATATTGATTACTGGGTAAAAGAGCGTCCGGGTTCGAAGTATTACTGGTTTGTTGAAAATGGAACACGTGCTGATGGTATCCACAATAAATCAGCCATAAAAGTAAACTGGCCTGATTCAGGGCTTGCCATGATAAAAGTGGTGGAAGTAACCAAAGAAGGTTGTGTATCCGATACCACCTATTTTCCTGTCATTATCAGCTACCATCTGAAAACCTCACCGATTGAGGGCGATACCTTTGTTTGTGAATTTGAACTAAAACCCTATCAGGTCATCAATTCCAATGGTTCTACCTACCAGTGGAGCGTCAGCGGTGGAAATTTACTGGCAGGGAACGGAAAAAACAAAATAGACGTCATGTGGGGTACACAGGGAAAAGGGCTGATGAAAGTGCTCGAAACCAGCTACGATTCCGTAAATGACAAAATATGCATCGGAGACACTGTTTATCAGCAGGTTATCATTAACCCGATTCCACATACCTCCCCCGTTTCAGGCGATACAAGTGTCTGCGAATATGATACCAGCACCTATTCTGTTTCAGGGTTTACAGGATCAGTGTTTTTATGGGAAATAAGCGATACGGCTATTGCCTTCAACGGACAGAAAAACAATCAGATTAGTGTATTCTGGGGCAAAGAAGGAACTTACAGAATAAGGGTAACTGAGCTTACCAAAGACAGTTGTACCAGTTCACCGGTTGATCTCTGGGTAAATGTACATCCCAATCCCCGTACAAGCCCGATTTCAGGAGCCGATAAAATCTGCTATCCCGACAATAACAATATTCCTTATCAGGTAACAGGGTTTACAAATTCTACCTATCAATGGACCGTAAACGGAGGGACTCCGGCTCTTCCGTCCAGCTCAGACCACATACAGATCAACTGGTCGGGCGTTGACTTCGGGCAGTTAACAGTAGTCGAAACTACCCAATTCGGGTGTACCGGTTTGCCTGTTACCAAAAAAATTGCAGTTGATTCGCTGGCGCCTTTTGTCGAACTGGTTACAACCATGCCCGACAATGATCAGATAATTGGAATTTACTGGTCGTTGGCAAACCCTGTTCATCTGAATAAAAAAGCATATCTCTATAAAAATGATGAACTGACACGTTCGTGGGAATTGCTCGACAGCTTCAATAAAAATATACTGAGTACCATCGACCTGAATGTAAAAACATCAGAAAAACTCTATAATTACAGGATTCAGGTGGAAAATCAATGCCATCAGATGCTATACAGTCAGTTGCACCGTAACATTCTGCTGACCGGAGAAAAAATCACTGAATTCGATGTCAGGCTAAAATGGAGCTCATATGTCAACTGGCCTGAAGGTGTTGACAATTATGCAATATACAGAAAATCAGATAAAAGCGGAAAATTCAGTTTCGTTCAGAATGTTTCACCAAATGATTCTGTTGTTGAAATTGATGCAGCCCTTGCAGGAATTAATCAATGTTACAGAGTAGTTGCTGTCAGAAACAATAAACCTGATATTCAGTCATGGTCGAATGAAATATGCTTTGTTTTTGATCCAGTTGTTTACATCCCGAATGCTTTCACTCCCAACGGAGACGGGCTGAACGACCTCTTTGAGGTTAAAGCCGCCAATATTCATACCTATAAACTCGAAATATATAATCGCTGGGGTGAATTGATATTCACATCTGATTCACCAAATGTTCATTGGGATGGAAAATATAATGGGAAAGATTGCCCCGTGGACGTTTATGTTGTAATAATTCATTATCAGGGAAACTCAACTCCTAAAACCTACACAGGTACCGTCACATTAGTCAGGTAA
- a CDS encoding PUR family DNA/RNA-binding protein, translated as MEENFKKRQDEVYSKRIRAGKKRTYFFDVKPTKNNDYYLTITESKKDFRNQDNYIKHKIFIYKEDFNKFLTALGETIDYVKKELLPDFPFDQYNKEQGEELKDDFNIELDDDFNHSDED; from the coding sequence ATGGAGGAAAATTTTAAAAAAAGGCAAGACGAAGTTTATTCAAAACGTATCAGGGCAGGGAAAAAAAGAACTTATTTTTTTGATGTAAAGCCCACAAAAAACAATGATTATTATCTGACGATTACTGAAAGCAAAAAAGACTTCAGAAATCAGGATAACTACATCAAACACAAGATTTTTATTTACAAGGAGGATTTTAATAAATTCCTCACTGCTTTAGGTGAAACCATTGACTATGTGAAAAAAGAACTTTTACCCGACTTCCCTTTTGATCAATACAACAAAGAGCAGGGAGAAGAGCTGAAAGATGATTTTAACATAGAATTGGATGACGATTTTAATCATTCGGATGAGGATTAA
- a CDS encoding HDIG domain-containing protein, which translates to MIFFSVIALIFYAVPKKKHYEFNVNVNEIWHKSDLYAPFSFPILKTEEELKKEKDEIIRNFKPVLKFNNDIFPEVLTEVYKNDNLFSSRNDENQEGLKSLENELERMYTVGVYNPLDIDFQFKSGIVSVIMPDNSMMETSMEELYSLNQVKEQIKYYYLNDSLEVHIKALDRLLKNIKANLQYDKNLTDQLLESKFAEILPYSGMVNEGDKIIENGSVVTKEKYQILLSLKQSYTGTETGGINYYLNHIGYLLIILLLFIVFVVYIFQFYKQIYQTNKDLLLIFSLVVIFILVSAYLVKNTGLNIYLVPFCIVPLIIISFFEARIAFFSHIIVIATVSLFIPDAHEFLLLQVIAGLSVVILISRVRYISQFFIAVLLLTGIYIITFFGIKLLNVSDFSEINWRQLLWFGGNFILTLLAYPLIYAFEKLFGKVSDLTLIELSDINKKLLKELATRAPGTFQHSLQLATLTEAVLSKIGGNSLLAKVGCLYHDIGKLYAPMYFIENQKDVNPFEKIQSEKECASIIIRHVTEGVKIAKEHNLPKEVIHFIKTHHGTTRVEYFYRTYLKKNPEDTGCEDQFRYPGPKPTSKEMAVVMIADSIEAATRSLKEQTPEAIDQLVDMLVENKMKDNQFQNANITLKEIKIAKDIIKNSLRSIYHQRIQYPSEN; encoded by the coding sequence TTGATTTTTTTTAGTGTTATAGCACTCATCTTCTATGCTGTACCTAAAAAAAAGCACTATGAATTTAATGTCAATGTCAATGAAATATGGCATAAAAGCGACTTATATGCTCCTTTTTCCTTCCCGATTTTGAAAACTGAGGAAGAATTAAAAAAGGAAAAGGATGAGATAATCAGAAATTTCAAGCCTGTTTTAAAGTTTAACAATGACATTTTTCCTGAAGTCCTCACAGAGGTGTATAAAAATGATAATTTGTTTTCTTCACGTAATGACGAAAATCAGGAAGGTCTGAAAAGTCTTGAAAATGAATTGGAAAGGATGTACACTGTGGGTGTATATAATCCTTTGGATATTGATTTTCAGTTTAAAAGTGGAATTGTTTCTGTCATCATGCCAGACAATTCCATGATGGAAACCTCCATGGAAGAACTTTATTCCCTCAATCAGGTGAAAGAACAAATTAAATATTATTACCTTAACGATAGTCTGGAAGTTCATATCAAGGCACTCGACCGCCTGCTGAAAAATATTAAAGCTAATCTGCAATATGATAAGAACCTGACAGATCAGTTGCTTGAGTCGAAGTTTGCAGAGATACTGCCTTATTCCGGAATGGTGAACGAGGGGGATAAGATTATTGAAAACGGGAGTGTCGTTACAAAAGAAAAGTATCAGATTCTGTTATCCCTGAAACAGAGCTATACCGGTACGGAAACCGGAGGTATCAATTATTACCTGAATCATATTGGTTATCTCCTCATTATTCTATTGCTTTTTATCGTTTTTGTCGTTTATATTTTTCAGTTTTATAAGCAGATTTACCAGACTAATAAAGATTTATTACTGATATTCAGTTTGGTAGTTATATTTATTCTGGTAAGTGCCTATCTGGTTAAAAATACAGGTCTGAATATTTATCTGGTTCCATTTTGCATTGTTCCCCTGATTATTATCTCATTTTTTGAAGCCCGTATTGCTTTCTTCAGTCATATCATTGTCATTGCCACTGTCAGCCTGTTTATCCCTGATGCACATGAGTTTCTGCTACTTCAGGTGATTGCCGGTTTATCGGTGGTTATTTTAATTTCAAGAGTCAGGTATATTTCCCAATTTTTTATTGCCGTTTTATTATTGACAGGAATTTATATCATTACATTTTTTGGGATTAAATTATTGAATGTCAGCGACTTTTCTGAGATTAACTGGAGACAGTTGCTGTGGTTTGGCGGGAATTTTATCCTCACTCTTCTGGCCTATCCCCTTATTTATGCCTTTGAAAAACTCTTTGGAAAAGTATCTGACCTGACCTTAATCGAATTGTCGGACATAAATAAAAAACTTTTAAAAGAGCTTGCTACACGTGCCCCCGGTACTTTTCAGCATAGTCTTCAGTTGGCAACCCTTACTGAAGCTGTATTGTCGAAAATAGGAGGAAACTCCTTGCTGGCAAAAGTCGGATGCCTTTATCATGATATAGGAAAACTATATGCTCCGATGTATTTTATTGAAAACCAGAAGGATGTAAATCCATTTGAGAAAATTCAGAGCGAAAAGGAATGTGCTTCCATTATCATCCGGCACGTAACGGAAGGTGTAAAAATTGCGAAGGAACATAATCTTCCAAAAGAGGTTATTCATTTTATCAAAACGCATCACGGTACTACCCGTGTGGAGTATTTTTACCGGACCTATCTGAAAAAAAATCCGGAAGATACAGGATGCGAAGATCAGTTCCGTTATCCGGGGCCAAAACCTACTTCAAAAGAGATGGCAGTGGTCATGATAGCCGATTCAATTGAAGCAGCAACCCGCAGCCTGAAGGAACAAACGCCAGAAGCCATCGATCAGCTGGTGGATATGCTTGTCGAAAACAAAATGAAAGACAATCAGTTTCAGAATGCCAATATAACCTTGAAAGAAATAAAAATCGCAAAGGACATTATTAAAAACAGCCTGAGGAGTATTTATCATCAACGGATACAGTACCCGTCTGAAAATTAA
- the lpdA gene encoding dihydrolipoyl dehydrogenase, which yields MKYDIIVIGSGPGGYVAAIRASQLGKKVAVVEKESIGGICLNWGCIPTKALLKSAQVFEYLKHAKDYGIQVAEPQVDFEAVVKRSRAVADKMSNGVQYLFKKNKIELLKGFARLMPGKKIEVTAADGSRSVYEADHIILATGARSRELPHIKIDGKKIIGYREALVLPKLPESMVVIGSGAIGSEFAYFYATMGTKVTLVEIFPEIVTNEDEEVSKQLARNFKKIGIQVLTNSSVESVDTSGEKCKVTIKTPKGEENVDCEIVLSAVGVATNIENIGLEETGVKTEKGKVLVDDYYKTNMEGVYAIGDIVKGPALAHVASAEGIICVEKICGLNPEPLDYKNIPACTYTSPEIASVGYTEKAAKEAGYEIKVGKFPYSASGKASAAGNNDGFVKLIFDAKYGELLGAHLIGAGVTEMIAELVAARKLETTGHELIKTVHPHPTMSEAIMEAAAAAYGEVIHL from the coding sequence ATGAAATACGATATTATAGTTATCGGAAGCGGACCTGGCGGATATGTTGCTGCTATCAGAGCTTCACAACTTGGGAAAAAAGTTGCGGTAGTTGAAAAAGAATCCATTGGTGGAATATGCCTGAACTGGGGATGTATCCCGACAAAAGCCCTCCTGAAATCGGCACAGGTATTTGAATATCTGAAACATGCAAAGGATTATGGTATTCAGGTGGCTGAGCCTCAGGTAGATTTTGAAGCAGTCGTCAAACGGTCACGGGCTGTTGCGGATAAAATGTCGAATGGTGTTCAATACCTTTTCAAGAAAAATAAAATTGAACTTCTGAAAGGATTTGCCAGGCTGATGCCCGGGAAAAAAATTGAAGTAACAGCCGCAGATGGCAGCCGGTCAGTTTACGAAGCCGATCACATCATTCTGGCTACAGGGGCACGTTCAAGGGAACTGCCGCATATTAAAATTGACGGGAAAAAAATTATTGGTTACCGTGAAGCACTGGTTTTGCCAAAATTACCCGAAAGCATGGTGGTCATCGGCTCCGGTGCCATTGGTTCCGAATTCGCCTATTTTTATGCTACCATGGGGACAAAGGTTACACTGGTCGAGATTTTTCCGGAAATTGTTACAAATGAAGACGAAGAAGTTTCGAAACAATTGGCCAGAAACTTTAAAAAAATCGGAATTCAGGTGTTGACCAATTCTTCCGTTGAATCTGTTGACACATCCGGTGAAAAATGTAAGGTAACCATTAAAACCCCAAAAGGTGAAGAAAATGTTGATTGTGAAATAGTTTTATCGGCAGTGGGTGTGGCTACCAACATTGAAAACATCGGACTTGAAGAAACAGGAGTCAAAACAGAGAAAGGCAAAGTATTAGTGGATGATTATTACAAAACCAATATGGAAGGAGTTTACGCCATTGGTGATATAGTAAAAGGGCCAGCCCTTGCCCACGTAGCCTCAGCAGAAGGAATCATTTGCGTAGAAAAAATCTGTGGTTTAAATCCGGAACCACTTGATTACAAAAACATACCTGCCTGTACCTATACCAGTCCGGAAATAGCCTCGGTCGGATATACCGAAAAAGCGGCAAAAGAAGCCGGATATGAAATAAAAGTGGGGAAATTTCCTTATTCAGCTTCGGGCAAAGCATCAGCAGCAGGCAACAATGACGGTTTTGTGAAACTAATTTTTGATGCAAAGTATGGCGAACTTTTGGGTGCTCATTTAATCGGAGCAGGTGTAACCGAAATGATTGCCGAACTGGTAGCTGCACGTAAACTTGAAACGACAGGTCATGAACTGATAAAAACCGTTCATCCTCATCCGACCATGTCGGAAGCCATCATGGAAGCTGCCGCTGCTGCCTATGGGGAGGTGATTCATCTATAA
- a CDS encoding aminoacyl-tRNA hydrolase, whose translation MKLLVAGLGNIGDTYQNTRHNAGFLVVDFFRDQYNLSFSSGRYADFTSFRIKNKEIIFIKPVTYMNNSGKAVRYWLGKLELTVENLLVIVDDVALPTGKIRLKTKGGDGGHNGLNSIIDYLGTTDFARLRFGIGNNYFPGQQVDYVLGEWTPEEKKIIGEKIPLAHEAVICWALEGAEMAMTKYNRN comes from the coding sequence TTGAAACTCCTCGTAGCTGGCTTAGGTAATATCGGAGATACGTATCAAAATACCCGGCACAATGCCGGCTTTCTGGTGGTTGATTTTTTCAGAGATCAATACAATCTTTCATTTTCTTCGGGCAGGTATGCCGATTTTACCTCTTTCAGGATTAAAAACAAGGAAATTATATTTATCAAGCCTGTTACCTATATGAACAACAGCGGGAAAGCTGTCAGGTATTGGCTTGGCAAACTGGAGTTAACTGTTGAAAATCTGCTGGTTATTGTTGATGATGTGGCCTTGCCAACAGGAAAAATCAGGCTGAAGACCAAAGGGGGAGACGGAGGTCACAATGGGTTAAACAGCATCATTGATTACCTTGGAACAACCGATTTTGCCCGTTTGAGGTTTGGAATCGGGAACAACTATTTTCCCGGACAACAGGTTGATTATGTTCTTGGAGAATGGACTCCCGAAGAAAAAAAGATTATCGGTGAAAAAATTCCTCTCGCTCATGAGGCTGTTATCTGTTGGGCACTTGAAGGGGCAGAAATGGCTATGACCAAATATAACAGAAACTAA